In Planctomycetaceae bacterium, the following are encoded in one genomic region:
- a CDS encoding mechanosensitive ion channel family protein, producing the protein MHYQFLGNELWRWAMLLGMILLSLVVGKIVSVVLTRHGRWLSGGRLHLLGMLLTSVARPAVMLTLAGGLYLAGQFMILTWVRPTLTATGPAETLASLRPFWNHTCAAIAAIGVSWIVFSLVDIVAYVLHRHASRSETMLDVQIVPLIRKALRVFVIIVAVIFIAQNIFELEIGPLLAGLGVGGLAFALAAKDMLANFFGSVTIFTDRPFSLGHRIVIKGYDGTVEEVGFRSTRIRTLEGNLVTVPNSLVASEPVENIGSRRSIRRLLNVTIPYDTPPQKVQRAVEILREMLQRRSDSFPPDLPPRAYFNEFNATSLNIIVLYWFTPPDWWQYLEFNHDFNMELLRRYNDEGIEFAFPTQTLHVKSDPQKDPQRDP; encoded by the coding sequence TTGCATTACCAATTTCTGGGCAATGAGCTGTGGCGTTGGGCGATGCTGCTGGGGATGATTTTGCTGAGCCTGGTCGTCGGCAAGATCGTCTCGGTGGTGCTGACCCGCCACGGGCGATGGTTGAGCGGTGGGCGGCTGCACCTGCTGGGGATGCTGCTGACGAGCGTGGCGCGCCCGGCGGTGATGCTGACGCTGGCCGGCGGGCTGTACCTGGCGGGGCAGTTCATGATCCTGACGTGGGTGCGCCCCACCCTCACCGCGACAGGCCCGGCCGAGACGCTCGCGTCGCTGCGACCGTTCTGGAACCATACCTGCGCCGCCATAGCGGCCATCGGCGTCTCGTGGATCGTCTTTAGCCTCGTCGACATCGTCGCGTACGTGCTGCACAGGCACGCCTCCCGCAGCGAAACGATGCTCGACGTGCAGATCGTCCCGCTGATCCGCAAGGCCCTGCGGGTGTTCGTCATCATCGTCGCCGTCATCTTTATCGCCCAGAATATCTTTGAACTGGAGATCGGCCCGCTGCTGGCCGGGCTGGGCGTGGGCGGCTTGGCCTTCGCCCTGGCGGCCAAAGACATGCTGGCCAACTTTTTCGGGTCGGTCACGATCTTCACCGACCGCCCCTTCTCCCTGGGCCATCGCATCGTCATTAAGGGCTATGACGGAACGGTCGAGGAAGTGGGCTTTCGCTCGACCCGCATCCGAACGCTGGAGGGCAACCTCGTGACCGTGCCCAACTCGCTGGTCGCCAGCGAGCCGGTGGAGAACATCGGCAGCCGCCGGTCGATCCGGCGGTTGTTGAACGTCACGATCCCCTACGACACGCCGCCGCAGAAAGTGCAGCGGGCGGTGGAGATCCTCCGCGAGATGCTCCAGCGGCGCAGCGACAGTTTCCCGCCGGACCTTCCGCCGCGGGCGTACTTCAACGAGTTCAACGCAACCAGCCTGAACATCATCGTGCTGTACTGGTTCACCCCGCCGGACTGGTGGCAGTACCTCGAATTCAACCACGACTTCAACATGGAACTGCTGCGCCGCTACAACGACGAAGGCATCGAGTTCGCCTTCCCCACGCAAACGCTGCATGTCAAGAGCGACCCCCAGAAAGACCCGCAACGCGACCCTTGA